A region of the bacterium genome:
ACCGTAAGAAAGGCTATAATTACTATTCCAGATATCATAATTATTGATATTTTCCACGAAAGTATAAAAATAATAACCAATCCTCCTATTGAGAATAGTGTATCTTTCAAAAAATAGAGGAAATCTAAAATGACTCCATATTGGATTTGGTTGAGGTCGTTAAATGCTCGAGAGCAAATCTCTCCTGACTGTCTGTTTTTAAAGAAACTGAGTGGTAGATTAATTAAGTGAGAATAAAGGTTTTCCCTCAGATCTACCGTAATCCTTTCTCCAATATATCTTGCCAAATAATTTAGACAATATTGGAACAATTCCCTAAATAGTATTATGATTAGGCAAAGTAAACATAATTCTGAAATAACCCATATCCTTTTTCCTTTTTGCAATATACCATCAATAATTTCCTTTATTAATAAAGGAAACCATAAGTTCAAGATAGTTATAAAAATAAGGAATATAGAAACTATTACCATCTTAATTTTATATTCCTTCAGATAAATTAATATTATTGAGAATAATTTTGTTGTATTATTCAACTACCTTTATTCCTCCTTTAAACACTTTATTTATTAAGAATAAAACAAGCAAAGTAAATATTCTTATGACATCTCGAATATTCTCTGCCATAAAAATAGACGCTCCTATTGGAATACCATCTCTTCCCATTTTACTGAGTAACTTAGGCAAAAATTTATCATCAAAAAAATTCTCAACATCTTTAAACAATTTAAAGAATAATATTCTTTTAATCCTCCAAGGTTTTAAATCATCTAAAATTTTTAAAGGAATTGGAGCATCAAGTAATCTTTCGGCAAAATAAAAAGTAAAATACATAGAATTTTTTATTCGATACTCATAAGATTTCTTAACTACATATTCCCAGTTTATCGTATAATAGGTAACAATATTTGTTATATCGCCTATAAGTTTCAATTCAAAGTTATGGTTAATAGATAGATGAGGACAGAGACTCAATAACATATCTTCGGGTGAAAGTATAAGTGTATTAACTTCCCCTAATTGAGAAAATTGGGCATTTTCCCATATATCTTTCATTTCTATTTTTTGAAATAAAACACCTTCAAATACTGTAGTATGAATCTCTAAAGGTATTTTTACCTGTGGATGGATATACATAGGATGTAGCAGAATCTTTCTTTTTCTTTCTCTAAAAAGGACCCATAGTAGCCACTCTGCAATTTTTGAGACATTAATTTCTTCTTTATAATAAAGGACATAACCTAACTCATCTAACATTTTCTCACATTTGAACATATCCTCTTTGCGAACTAAAAGATCAATATCTCCAACTCCTCTTAGATATATAAGATTAGAATAGACTTTCTCTAAAGAATACCCTTTAAAAAGAATAACTTTTAGATTATTTTTATAGAATTTTTCTAAAATTCTATTTAGTTCCTTCTCATACCTTAAAGATTCAATAATGTACCTTTTATATAAATTCTCCAATTTCATTATAACTTCACATGATAATATCTCTTTTAGATTAATTCTCTTTAAATTGTAATATAGTAAAGCCTGAATATTATGAACCTTGGCCTTTTCTAATATATATCTCCAATTTAATTTTTCTTTTAAAAGTTCTATAACTTTATCAGATATATCCTTGTTGATTGTTACTCTTGTACAGTAGAGTAAAACTAAATTTTCTTTTAAAAATTTCTTTACTTTCACTGGTCAAATTTTCCAATTTTGATACTACAAAATTTCCCTCTTATTTTTCAGGAGTGTAGGATAAGGTAATTTTTTACTGCTGATTTTACTATACATGTTATAAATACCAAAGATAATTACCCAGGGGATTATAGTAATTATTTCGCCTATTTTACCTATAATCAGTGGGAAGTAGGATATTAAACATACCCTTTTTAATAAAGATATACATATCGCTACTGCAAATGAATATTTTGCTGTTAAATAAGAAAATATTTTTACTCTCTTATTCTCTAAATCTATTTTTAGTCCATTTTTTTTTATTATTTCTCTTACCTTACCTATTACTTTTTCTTCTTCGACTAATTCATCAATAAAAAAAACAAAATCTCCTTTCGTTAAGAAACTTTTTCCCTTTATCTCTTGTTGTATTCTAATAACTCTATGGCCAATAAACATCTCTTCTTCACCATAATGAACTACAATAATATCTCCTACTTTAATTTCCTCGGTAGGAATTTTCTTAATCAAGATCTTATCTGAATAATTAATCCATGGAAACATACTCCACCCTTTTACTCCCGAATATAAAATTGCTCCTTTTTCTAAGCACTCTTTAGCTAATTCCAATTCAGTTTTTGTATATTTTTTGTTTTGTTGGACAAAATTCATTCTTCTCCTCTCCAGTAAGATTATAGTAAAGTACTATCTCCCACCTTTCTAAAAAGTCGCAGTTTACTTTGATGAGTAAACTGCGACTTTTTTTGTTAGACTACTTCGCTGCTACGACTTAGAGTTGACCTTACATCCATTCTTGCACCGACACGGCTTAGTTTTAATAGTCTTATTGCACCACAAAGCAGTCTCCTCAAATATTTTTTCTGAAATAATTTGAGGCGTTTCATATTGCCGTTTCATTTCTTATCACCTCCTTTCTCATTTCAGCTATCTCCTTGTCGTAAGGAGAACAGGCTAATAATCCATATCCTTCCAAAAATGTAGCTCCCATACATTTCCCACACAGATTAGCAATATCACAATTGTAACATTCTTCATCAATAGCACGCAAGTTTCTTATTTCAAAAAGTTTTTCTGATGTCCACCAGATATTATGAAATGTATCCTTTCTTAGATCTCCTACTTCTACCGGCATCCCTATACAAGGGAAAACTTTTCCAATTGGAGAAATTGCACATTGAATCGTTCCTGTTCCACAAAATTCTCGATATGGTCTTTCTTTAATACTTTCCTTTTCTTCTCTTGGTATACACGCTTTTTCTTCTATCCATATACCAGTTCCCCTTTCTTTCTCATACACATTTTTAAGAAAAACAAATAATTCTGACCTATTAAGTCTATACTTTGCGGGTTCAGAATCCCCATCATTTTTATAAGTGATATATACATCTGGCCTGGTTAATATTCCTAATTTTTCCCCCATTTCTTTTATTAATTTATATTCTTTAAAATTCTGCTTCATATATATAGTTTTTAAGATAACCTTTATTCCACTATCTTTCAATAATCTAATAGCATTCATAGTTTTTTCAAACGAACCATTTGTTCTTGTAATTTTATCATGAGTTAACGCTGTAGCCCCATAGAGACTAATTTCTACTGAAGAAACATGCAGTTCTTTTATCTTTCTTACTATTTCTGAATCTATTAAGGTTCCATTAGTATATAGAATAACATCAAACATATTTTCTCTCGCATAACTTATTATGGTAAATAAATCTTTTCTTAAAAAAAATTCACCGCCGGTAAATGTAATGGTAAACACTTTTTCTCCCGCCAGTTGGTCTATAATATTTTTAATCTCTTCTGTAGAAAGTTCCTCTTCTGGAGATTGAGAATATTTTACTACATAACAATGGATACATTTCAAATTACACCAACAAGTAAGTTCAATTGCTGCTGTAAGTGGAAAGCCCTTTTCCATATATTTTTTTGCTAATTCATCTTCAAGACCCATTTGAAATCACCTCACTTTATCCAAGAAGATTCAAATCATCTCTAAAACTATTAGTTTCTTATTGC
Encoded here:
- a CDS encoding signal peptidase I — its product is MNFVQQNKKYTKTELELAKECLEKGAILYSGVKGWSMFPWINYSDKILIKKIPTEEIKVGDIIVVHYGEEEMFIGHRVIRIQQEIKGKSFLTKGDFVFFIDELVEEEKVIGKVREIIKKNGLKIDLENKRVKIFSYLTAKYSFAVAICISLLKRVCLISYFPLIIGKIGEIITIIPWVIIFGIYNMYSKISSKKLPYPTLLKNKREIL
- a CDS encoding nucleotidyltransferase family protein, producing the protein MKVKKFLKENLVLLYCTRVTINKDISDKVIELLKEKLNWRYILEKAKVHNIQALLYYNLKRINLKEILSCEVIMKLENLYKRYIIESLRYEKELNRILEKFYKNNLKVILFKGYSLEKVYSNLIYLRGVGDIDLLVRKEDMFKCEKMLDELGYVLYYKEEINVSKIAEWLLWVLFRERKRKILLHPMYIHPQVKIPLEIHTTVFEGVLFQKIEMKDIWENAQFSQLGEVNTLILSPEDMLLSLCPHLSINHNFELKLIGDITNIVTYYTINWEYVVKKSYEYRIKNSMYFTFYFAERLLDAPIPLKILDDLKPWRIKRILFFKLFKDVENFFDDKFLPKLLSKMGRDGIPIGASIFMAENIRDVIRIFTLLVLFLINKVFKGGIKVVE
- a CDS encoding radical SAM protein, which produces MGLEDELAKKYMEKGFPLTAAIELTCWCNLKCIHCYVVKYSQSPEEELSTEEIKNIIDQLAGEKVFTITFTGGEFFLRKDLFTIISYARENMFDVILYTNGTLIDSEIVRKIKELHVSSVEISLYGATALTHDKITRTNGSFEKTMNAIRLLKDSGIKVILKTIYMKQNFKEYKLIKEMGEKLGILTRPDVYITYKNDGDSEPAKYRLNRSELFVFLKNVYEKERGTGIWIEEKACIPREEKESIKERPYREFCGTGTIQCAISPIGKVFPCIGMPVEVGDLRKDTFHNIWWTSEKLFEIRNLRAIDEECYNCDIANLCGKCMGATFLEGYGLLACSPYDKEIAEMRKEVIRNETAI